In a single window of the Melioribacteraceae bacterium genome:
- a CDS encoding 5-formyltetrahydrofolate cyclo-ligase, whose amino-acid sequence MKLKTLISKSEVRNIVLKRRKEIEDIELAAHTKKIIEKVSALDEFVYAKTIHVYISTRSGEVDTRGLINFMEGQGKSIVIPKFNIKSRKFSRGNFIDWDHLEKNKEGYLEPVVGTDDDLSDIDLMIVPAVAVSTLGQRVGYGGGYYDKLLKLTRAPKFVLAFEFQVFDSIETDLHDVRIDKVITERRVISTREIMPRTTEVI is encoded by the coding sequence ATGAAATTAAAAACTTTGATTTCGAAATCCGAAGTTAGAAACATTGTTCTTAAAAGAAGAAAAGAAATCGAGGATATAGAACTTGCCGCACATACCAAAAAAATTATTGAAAAAGTCTCTGCGCTAGACGAGTTTGTTTACGCTAAAACAATTCATGTTTACATTTCAACAAGGAGCGGGGAAGTTGATACACGCGGATTGATTAATTTTATGGAGGGACAGGGTAAATCTATTGTTATTCCCAAATTCAATATTAAATCAAGAAAATTTAGCCGTGGTAATTTTATCGATTGGGACCATCTGGAAAAAAATAAAGAGGGTTACTTAGAACCGGTTGTTGGGACTGACGATGATTTAAGCGATATAGACCTGATGATAGTACCGGCCGTTGCAGTCTCAACTTTAGGACAAAGAGTTGGTTATGGTGGCGGTTATTACGATAAATTGCTAAAGTTAACACGAGCTCCCAAATTCGTTCTGGCATTCGAGTTTCAAGTATTTGATTCTATTGAAACCGACCTGCATGATGTGAGAATTGATAAAGTAATTACTGAAAGGCGAGTTATTTCAACAAGAGAAATTATGCCAAGAACAACCGAAGTAATTTAA
- a CDS encoding PspC domain-containing protein, with translation MSDENSFDPGNIFNENEGEPEYKSRSFLRSNSNVVIAGVCAGTARYFSVDPGNVRLLVILSTLFGSLPILIYIIAALIIPKEKGNFTLSETELILLRKENTKVVLSGILLLIGTYFALSILGLNDGNHLLIIKNDWLVAVTAISAAIYLYASDESSFFPNNKTYPFFNKVNEGKLIFGVCKGLSDYTSISTDIIRVLFVICSLLTLGIFAFLYILLAVSTTHGIDNNVK, from the coding sequence ATGAGTGATGAAAATAGTTTTGATCCGGGAAATATATTTAATGAAAATGAAGGCGAGCCAGAATATAAATCCCGCAGTTTTCTAAGATCAAATTCAAATGTTGTTATAGCTGGAGTTTGTGCTGGAACTGCTCGCTATTTTAGTGTTGATCCAGGTAATGTACGACTTCTCGTAATCTTATCAACATTGTTTGGAAGTCTGCCAATTTTAATTTATATAATTGCCGCGCTTATTATACCAAAAGAAAAAGGAAATTTCACACTTTCTGAAACGGAATTAATTTTACTCAGAAAGGAAAACACAAAAGTCGTTTTAAGCGGAATTTTACTACTTATAGGTACTTATTTTGCATTAAGTATTTTAGGACTTAATGACGGCAATCATCTACTTATAATTAAAAATGATTGGCTTGTTGCCGTAACTGCCATTTCTGCAGCCATTTACCTTTATGCTAGTGATGAAAGTTCTTTTTTCCCTAATAATAAAACTTATCCATTCTTTAATAAAGTTAATGAAGGTAAATTAATTTTTGGTGTGTGCAAGGGTTTGAGCGATTACACATCAATAAGCACCGATATCATTAGAGTACTCTTCGTTATTTGTTCTTTGTTAACCTTAGGAATTTTTGCATTCCTATATATTTTGCTTGCGGTATCCACAACACATGGAATCGATAATAATGTTAAATAA
- a CDS encoding sulfite exporter TauE/SafE family protein yields MQEIIILLLIGLAAGLMSGVLGIGGGIIIVPMLVGILGYTQKQAQGTSLGLLLLPIGLLAVANYYKADLINIKAVLTMVTTFVIGSYLSSKFAINLPDDILKKIFAVFLFVYAIKLFLGK; encoded by the coding sequence ATGCAAGAAATAATTATTCTACTATTAATTGGATTGGCGGCCGGATTAATGAGCGGAGTATTGGGAATAGGCGGAGGGATAATTATTGTACCTATGCTAGTTGGAATATTAGGTTACACACAGAAACAAGCGCAAGGTACTTCACTGGGTTTGCTATTATTACCAATTGGCTTGCTGGCTGTGGCTAATTATTACAAAGCTGATTTGATAAATATCAAAGCAGTATTAACGATGGTTACAACATTTGTTATTGGAAGCTATCTCTCTTCAAAATTTGCAATCAACTTGCCTGATGATATTCTTAAAAAAATATTTGCAGTATTTCTATTTGTCTATGCTATAAAACTTTTTCTGGGCAAGTAG
- the rocF gene encoding arginase produces MNKMQSKHIDVFGFPMDLGADRRGVDMGPSALRIAGIENKLETLGYTVTDHGDVFIRNHEKKKFKNPKLKYIEEIVRTCELLAKRVEKSLLLGNFPLCLGGDHSMAIGTLAGISAYCKTSKQELGLIWIDAHADMNTEETTPSGNIHGMSVAASLGLGANSLTKIYGFTPKVKPENTVLIGLRSIDPEERLLIKKLGISVYTMTDIDRKGINFIINKVLKDFKERVQHIHVSFDTDSIDPTTAPGVGTPVSGGLSYREAHLLMETIAECGCMSSLEVAEVNPILDNQNRTADVTVELIASSMGLRIL; encoded by the coding sequence ATGAATAAAATGCAAAGTAAACATATCGATGTTTTTGGTTTTCCAATGGATTTGGGTGCAGATCGGCGAGGAGTTGATATGGGTCCCTCGGCATTGCGCATCGCGGGGATTGAAAATAAACTAGAAACACTCGGTTATACCGTTACAGATCATGGAGATGTCTTTATTCGAAATCATGAAAAGAAGAAATTTAAAAACCCCAAACTAAAATACATTGAAGAGATTGTGAGAACTTGCGAACTTCTTGCTAAGCGGGTTGAGAAGTCTTTATTGTTAGGAAATTTTCCTCTTTGTTTAGGGGGAGATCACTCAATGGCAATTGGAACTCTTGCCGGAATTTCTGCTTACTGCAAAACATCCAAGCAAGAACTCGGATTAATTTGGATTGATGCTCACGCAGATATGAATACTGAAGAAACGACTCCATCCGGAAATATTCATGGAATGAGTGTGGCGGCATCCCTTGGATTAGGCGCTAATTCATTAACAAAAATTTACGGCTTCACACCTAAAGTTAAACCGGAGAATACTGTATTAATTGGATTGAGAAGTATTGATCCGGAAGAAAGACTTTTAATAAAAAAGTTGGGAATTAGTGTTTATACCATGACTGATATTGACAGAAAAGGAATTAATTTTATCATCAATAAAGTGTTGAAAGATTTTAAAGAAAGAGTACAGCACATTCATGTTAGTTTTGATACCGATAGTATAGATCCAACAACTGCGCCCGGAGTTGGAACACCGGTAAGCGGTGGATTAAGTTATCGTGAAGCTCATTTATTGATGGAAACTATTGCCGAATGTGGATGCATGTCTTCACTAGAAGTTGCTGAAGTAAACCCAATTCTCGATAATCAAAATAGAACTGCTGATGTAACTGTTGAGCTTATTGCTTCTAGCATGGGTCTTCGCATTTTATAG
- the alaS gene encoding alanine--tRNA ligase, with protein sequence MTSNQIREQFLNFFKNKDHKIVTSAPVVPHGDPTLLFTNAGMNQFKDLFLGTGSRDYKRAADTQKCIRVSGKHNDLEEVGHDTYHHTFFEMLGNWSFGDYYKKEAIKWAWELLTEVWKLPKERIWATVYKTDDEALEFWKSETDIDPNHILKFAEKDNFWEMGDSGPCGPCSEIHINLSDDLNAAHLVNAGSPKCIEIWNLVFIQYNRDENGKLHELPAKHVDTGMGFERVCAVLQNKDSNYDTDVFTPIINAIEKLANIKYDYSLPADDKSTVGKTNVAMRVIADHIRTLTFAVGDGATPGNDGRGYVLRRLLRRAARYGRNLNLNEPFLFKLVDIVVNNFSHVFPEIKENQTTIEKIIKAEEESFNSTLDRGIDLFEVLVKKLEEKNEKTISGEDVFKLYDTFGFPVDLTAVMAREHGFSIDEAGFEKLMNDQKERARKSTKDKISSAHAVVESAKDFELLNDEQTIFTGYESLTSNAIIIGLKNEGTTSFVILDHTPFYAESGGQTDDHGWIVIGRERLAVNGLSKINGQIVHVLDNPNLVDLKLGAEVTAIVDSQRRWDIMRNHSATHFLHKALRQILGNHVQQSGSYVGPEYLRFDFSHYEKVSEAQLHEIEKNVNEKLRQNYPLIHHRDTPFEEAKKMGALMFFGDKYGDKVNVVQFGEYTMEFCGGTHVQNSSQIGLFKILSESSIASGVRRIEAVTGSGVEKYLEDQQKKIENLELRMNQLSEEKKKIEKELAEFKLKEKLGGLDVIFTSPQIISGINIYKGRVDASSMDELKSMGDELREKAKSGIGVLIAELEGKVGIVAVVSDDLIKEKKLLAGNIVKEIAKIVGGNGGGKPHLATAGGKDVSKIDDALDAVSKLF encoded by the coding sequence ATGACTTCGAACCAAATAAGAGAACAATTCTTAAATTTCTTTAAAAATAAAGATCATAAAATAGTCACCAGCGCTCCTGTTGTTCCTCATGGCGACCCAACCTTGCTATTCACAAATGCGGGAATGAATCAATTTAAAGATTTATTTCTTGGTACCGGAAGCAGAGATTATAAACGTGCCGCAGATACCCAAAAATGTATTCGGGTTTCGGGTAAGCATAATGATCTCGAGGAAGTTGGACACGATACTTATCACCATACCTTCTTTGAAATGCTGGGTAACTGGTCATTCGGAGATTATTATAAAAAAGAAGCTATTAAATGGGCTTGGGAATTATTGACTGAAGTATGGAAATTGCCTAAAGAAAGAATTTGGGCTACTGTATATAAAACTGATGATGAGGCCTTAGAGTTTTGGAAATCAGAAACAGATATCGATCCAAATCATATCTTAAAGTTTGCCGAAAAAGATAACTTCTGGGAAATGGGAGATAGTGGTCCATGCGGGCCCTGCTCGGAGATTCACATTAATTTAAGTGATGATTTGAATGCCGCACATTTGGTAAATGCTGGTTCCCCAAAATGCATTGAAATATGGAATCTTGTATTTATTCAATATAATAGAGATGAAAACGGTAAACTTCATGAATTACCGGCTAAGCATGTTGATACTGGAATGGGCTTTGAACGAGTTTGCGCTGTTCTTCAAAATAAAGATTCCAATTATGATACCGATGTATTCACACCAATAATAAATGCGATTGAAAAACTGGCTAATATAAAATATGACTATTCACTTCCTGCCGATGATAAGAGTACAGTCGGAAAAACAAATGTTGCGATGAGAGTTATCGCGGATCATATTCGCACATTAACCTTTGCAGTTGGCGATGGAGCCACGCCGGGGAATGATGGGCGCGGTTATGTTTTAAGAAGATTATTGCGCCGCGCAGCTCGATATGGTCGTAATCTTAATTTGAATGAACCATTTTTATTCAAGCTGGTTGATATAGTAGTAAATAATTTTTCACACGTGTTCCCGGAGATAAAAGAGAATCAAACAACTATTGAAAAAATAATTAAAGCTGAGGAAGAGAGCTTTAACTCCACTCTTGATAGAGGAATTGATCTCTTTGAAGTGCTCGTGAAAAAATTAGAAGAGAAAAATGAAAAAACAATATCGGGAGAAGATGTATTTAAACTTTATGATACATTCGGATTCCCTGTTGATTTAACGGCGGTTATGGCTAGAGAGCATGGATTTTCGATCGATGAGGCAGGCTTTGAGAAATTGATGAATGATCAAAAAGAGAGAGCGAGAAAATCTACAAAAGATAAAATTTCATCCGCTCATGCGGTTGTTGAAAGCGCAAAAGATTTTGAACTGCTGAATGATGAACAAACAATTTTTACTGGTTATGAAAGTTTAACTTCGAATGCTATAATAATTGGACTAAAAAATGAAGGAACTACATCCTTTGTTATACTTGATCATACACCTTTTTATGCTGAAAGCGGCGGACAGACCGACGATCATGGATGGATTGTAATTGGTAGAGAAAGATTAGCAGTAAACGGATTATCAAAAATTAATGGGCAAATTGTTCATGTTTTAGATAATCCGAACTTGGTTGATCTGAAACTTGGAGCTGAGGTAACAGCAATTGTTGATTCTCAGCGCAGGTGGGATATTATGAGAAACCATTCGGCAACTCATTTTTTGCATAAAGCATTAAGACAAATATTAGGAAATCATGTTCAGCAATCGGGTTCTTATGTGGGGCCGGAATATTTACGCTTCGATTTTTCCCATTATGAAAAAGTCAGCGAAGCACAATTACATGAGATAGAAAAAAATGTAAATGAAAAACTGCGGCAAAATTATCCTTTAATTCATCACCGCGATACTCCATTTGAAGAAGCAAAAAAAATGGGGGCATTAATGTTTTTTGGTGATAAATATGGGGATAAAGTTAATGTTGTTCAGTTTGGCGAGTATACAATGGAATTCTGCGGAGGTACTCATGTTCAAAACAGTTCACAGATTGGCTTATTCAAAATATTAAGTGAATCATCAATTGCGAGCGGAGTAAGAAGAATTGAAGCTGTAACGGGATCAGGCGTTGAAAAGTATCTCGAAGATCAGCAGAAAAAAATTGAGAATTTAGAATTGAGAATGAATCAATTAAGTGAGGAGAAGAAAAAAATTGAGAAAGAATTGGCAGAATTTAAATTGAAAGAAAAACTGGGTGGTCTGGATGTTATTTTCACATCACCCCAAATAATTAGTGGAATTAATATTTATAAGGGAAGAGTTGATGCCTCGAGTATGGATGAGTTAAAATCAATGGGGGATGAACTTCGCGAGAAAGCAAAGAGCGGTATTGGAGTTCTTATAGCTGAGTTGGAAGGAAAAGTTGGTATTGTGGCTGTTGTTTCAGATGATTTAATTAAAGAGAAAAAGCTTCTTGCCGGTAACATCGTAAAAGAAATTGCTAAAATTGTTGGCGGAAATGGGGGCGGTAAACCTCATTTGGCAACTGCCGGAGGAAAAGATGTTTCAAAAATTGATGACGCTCTGGACGCAGTATCCAAATTGTTTTAA
- a CDS encoding sigma-70 family RNA polymerase sigma factor yields the protein MSKFRELSDLELMREISQFESRALEELYDRYSPLLYTIIKKIAPDEIIANQIIVEVFVIIWRKAGRFDFHSGNVYTWLVTLTRNKAIDTLRRERAAQSTVQFYDDDYEDYFILPTFTKGMDALDFKTAQTLKPKIEKSLAKLTDTQKYVLHLAYYEGYTADEISDRLNVPVETVRGKVMTALHSLRDFLVKE from the coding sequence TTGAGCAAGTTTAGAGAATTATCTGATTTGGAATTAATGAGAGAGATTTCGCAATTCGAATCTCGTGCGCTGGAGGAGTTGTACGACAGATATTCTCCTTTGCTCTATACTATAATTAAAAAAATTGCCCCCGATGAAATAATCGCCAATCAAATTATAGTTGAAGTATTCGTTATTATTTGGCGTAAAGCTGGCCGTTTTGATTTCCACTCAGGAAATGTTTATACCTGGCTTGTTACCCTTACGCGGAACAAAGCAATTGATACACTTAGACGTGAAAGAGCAGCGCAATCAACTGTTCAATTTTATGATGATGATTATGAGGATTATTTTATCCTTCCGACTTTTACAAAAGGAATGGATGCACTCGATTTCAAAACAGCGCAAACACTCAAACCGAAAATTGAAAAATCCTTGGCAAAATTAACCGATACTCAGAAATATGTGCTTCACCTGGCCTATTATGAAGGATATACTGCAGATGAAATCTCAGATAGATTAAATGTTCCGGTTGAAACGGTAAGGGGTAAAGTAATGACCGCCCTCCACAGTTTAAGAGACTTTCTTGTGAAGGAATGA
- a CDS encoding anti-sigma factor — translation MADKIIHEMISAFAAGCIDKENFIQFKDYVKAGGELPEGELGELQNIVAMIPIILDLENPDAKLKDTVAKKLIGMKDEFKTKIINERKTALTSTFQSGNVPPVVRPKQNTLTFVSRSKSGTSKEFNFDEDQIKLPVTGTKNFLRMNPPSLGGTGFDKFQESRKVEEEAPVKSPTIDPVTEPISPQKEDSPTIVYKKETPLLSIIALVAAIVTGSISILYTFYSTGKIEKEIQGLKTDYVSLQTKLNSSSDFIKNYSAIIDFFNYEDISTYTFTSIDPLEKASARLLVSFRMKEALLQLKGVKELPSSQKYQLWIFSNGQPYSLGTYTTNNNLYQKSNDFPAIPKEQVESFRITIEQAEGAATPSPNTYLISTVEVPRTGRYR, via the coding sequence ATGGCCGATAAAATTATACATGAAATGATTTCTGCCTTTGCCGCCGGCTGTATTGATAAAGAGAACTTTATTCAGTTTAAGGATTATGTTAAAGCTGGTGGAGAACTTCCTGAAGGGGAACTTGGAGAATTACAGAATATTGTGGCCATGATTCCAATAATTTTAGATCTGGAAAATCCCGATGCAAAGTTAAAGGATACAGTTGCTAAAAAACTTATAGGGATGAAGGATGAGTTTAAAACTAAGATTATTAATGAGAGAAAAACTGCACTAACCTCAACTTTTCAATCGGGTAATGTTCCCCCTGTTGTAAGACCAAAACAGAATACACTAACATTTGTAAGCCGAAGCAAGTCGGGTACTAGCAAAGAATTTAATTTTGATGAAGATCAGATTAAGCTTCCTGTAACCGGAACTAAAAACTTTTTACGAATGAATCCTCCGTCGTTAGGTGGTACCGGTTTTGATAAATTTCAAGAAAGCAGGAAAGTTGAGGAAGAGGCTCCCGTAAAATCTCCAACCATAGACCCAGTTACCGAACCGATATCACCTCAAAAAGAAGATTCACCAACTATTGTTTATAAAAAAGAGACCCCTTTATTAAGTATAATTGCTTTAGTTGCAGCAATTGTTACTGGTAGTATTAGTATTCTTTATACATTTTATTCAACGGGTAAAATAGAGAAGGAAATTCAAGGATTAAAAACTGATTATGTTTCTCTGCAGACCAAATTAAATTCATCCAGTGATTTTATTAAAAATTATTCTGCCATAATCGATTTCTTTAACTACGAAGATATTTCCACCTATACTTTTACAAGCATTGATCCCCTTGAAAAAGCTTCAGCTAGATTATTGGTTTCTTTTAGGATGAAGGAGGCATTACTTCAATTAAAAGGGGTTAAAGAATTGCCATCGAGTCAAAAATACCAATTGTGGATTTTTTCAAATGGACAGCCCTATTCATTAGGGACATACACTACTAATAATAATCTATACCAAAAATCAAACGACTTCCCTGCTATACCAAAAGAGCAGGTTGAATCATTCAGAATTACAATTGAACAAGCTGAGGGTGCCGCTACTCCTTCTCCAAATACTTATTTAATAAGTACTGTTGAAGTACCGAGAACCGGAAGATATCGCTAA
- a CDS encoding T9SS type A sorting domain-containing protein, whose product MIPKKLHLLLVTIFIASTLLSQNSLYVNDPQATWRNYRGNIEEAVISVGQRGLYSQVSMYLTFSADPNYYIANSQLEVVMNFNLPAGSLITDLWLWLDDTKISKGALLDTWTASAIYESIVNRRRDPALLRRMWENNYELRVYPMKPNETRKVRVTYLVPNIWTNSSVSVPLPVQILKTSNKKIPKVQVKSWTENEWTSLSAANITGVFNTIKDDFFGNHRSISFDNYQSVADASLDFNNPMVNGVYLKIFKENDQGFYQLSILPSNSLSTLKKNVLFLIDYDSRKSNVTRTEVVNSLKNFMKNNFGEGDKFNIFYSGLTIGKVNSDWMDGTSQKVEEVFNTFSPNSISTYSNLPTLLKEGYEYLLAKKVGIVFLISNSDQLGSNTTANQVITDLRKISSILPATHILDYNDKDFSYYYFNNRSYTGNEYFYENLSRISGGQFARATSSLTASMNSIGGNLSGSVSSFDLYTTLENGFCFSRQTLTGNLQSMAVNTIIKQVGKYIGDFPFLVKTSGIYNSQPFTQSVMFQDEIARVGDNTISQMWAGHYINELEKLSQNNSTVSEIINYSRAFRVLSRYTAFLSVEDDSAICHDCYKDGGGQNTDVEEEVIPTEFSLTAYPNPFNPQTTITIKLPNNMVASEMSFKIYNVLGQVIKSFSVDELGNSKVINLNWNGISDSGERVASGIYLFTVSGKNFTKTLKLMLMK is encoded by the coding sequence ATGATTCCTAAGAAGTTACATTTATTGCTCGTCACTATTTTCATCGCTTCAACTTTACTATCACAAAACTCACTTTATGTAAATGACCCTCAAGCTACATGGCGGAATTATCGCGGCAACATTGAGGAAGCTGTAATTTCTGTTGGTCAAAGAGGATTGTATAGCCAGGTTAGTATGTATCTCACATTTTCAGCCGACCCAAATTATTATATCGCAAATTCCCAGCTAGAAGTAGTAATGAATTTCAACCTCCCCGCTGGAAGTCTAATTACGGATTTATGGCTCTGGCTCGATGACACAAAAATTAGCAAGGGAGCACTGCTTGACACATGGACAGCTTCTGCAATTTACGAATCGATTGTTAACCGAAGAAGAGACCCGGCCCTATTAAGAAGAATGTGGGAAAATAACTACGAACTCCGCGTTTATCCAATGAAACCTAATGAAACCAGAAAAGTGCGCGTTACTTATTTAGTGCCGAATATTTGGACAAACAGTTCCGTATCGGTTCCGCTTCCTGTGCAAATCCTAAAAACATCTAACAAAAAAATTCCTAAGGTACAGGTAAAATCATGGACGGAAAATGAATGGACTAGTTTATCTGCCGCAAACATTACAGGAGTTTTCAATACAATTAAGGATGATTTTTTTGGTAATCACCGTTCAATAAGTTTTGATAATTATCAATCTGTTGCTGATGCATCGCTGGATTTTAATAATCCCATGGTCAATGGGGTTTATCTAAAAATCTTTAAGGAAAATGATCAAGGTTTTTATCAGCTTTCAATATTACCATCAAACTCATTATCAACACTTAAAAAGAATGTGCTATTCTTGATTGACTATGATTCCCGAAAAAGTAATGTAACAAGAACCGAGGTGGTAAATTCATTAAAGAATTTTATGAAAAATAATTTTGGTGAGGGAGATAAGTTCAATATTTTCTATTCGGGATTAACTATTGGAAAAGTAAATTCCGATTGGATGGACGGCACTTCCCAAAAAGTTGAGGAAGTATTTAATACTTTTAGTCCCAACTCAATTTCTACTTACAGCAATTTACCTACACTGCTAAAAGAAGGTTATGAATATCTACTGGCCAAAAAAGTAGGGATTGTATTTTTAATTTCAAATTCGGATCAATTAGGGAGCAATACAACAGCTAATCAGGTTATTACTGATTTAAGAAAAATCTCCTCAATTCTGCCTGCAACGCATATTCTTGATTATAACGATAAGGATTTCTCATACTACTACTTTAATAACAGATCATATACTGGGAACGAATATTTTTATGAGAATTTGTCAAGGATTTCTGGTGGGCAATTTGCGAGGGCAACTAGCTCTTTAACAGCTTCCATGAATTCAATAGGGGGAAATTTGAGCGGTAGTGTAAGTTCATTTGATTTATACACAACGCTCGAAAATGGATTTTGCTTTAGCAGGCAAACGCTAACAGGAAATTTACAGAGTATGGCAGTAAATACAATCATTAAACAAGTAGGTAAATATATAGGGGATTTCCCATTTTTAGTTAAAACTTCCGGAATTTATAATTCGCAACCATTTACCCAAAGTGTAATGTTTCAAGATGAAATTGCAAGAGTAGGTGATAATACAATATCGCAAATGTGGGCTGGTCATTACATAAATGAATTGGAAAAGCTTTCACAAAATAATTCGACTGTGAGTGAGATAATTAATTATAGCAGAGCTTTTAGAGTTCTTTCACGCTATACTGCATTCCTTTCCGTTGAGGATGATTCAGCTATCTGTCATGATTGTTATAAAGATGGTGGCGGGCAAAATACTGATGTTGAAGAGGAGGTAATTCCAACAGAGTTTTCATTAACAGCGTACCCAAATCCATTTAATCCGCAGACCACAATCACGATCAAACTTCCAAACAATATGGTTGCCTCGGAAATGAGTTTTAAGATTTATAATGTTCTCGGTCAAGTAATAAAGTCTTTTAGTGTTGATGAATTAGGAAACAGTAAAGTAATTAATCTGAATTGGAATGGAATTAGTGACAGCGGCGAAAGAGTTGCAAGCGGTATTTATTTATTTACCGTAAGCGGCAAGAATTTCACCAAAACTCTTAAGCTTATGTTAATGAAGTAG
- a CDS encoding M1 family metallopeptidase: MKRIILLLLITHSICFAQFGSQDSGGFLIKEQSCFDVTYYDLALNIDPSVKAISGKLIMKAFATEDFSSFVLNLDTTMTVYSIDYIEPNSVSRLTFLHSNGLINIDIPAKIKKGNIFSISIEYGGMPRIAKRAPWDDGFIWTKTSDGIDWITLTCQGGGADIWFPCKDHPSDEPDSVSLSFTFPKNLKCIASGKLISEHINNDNTQTSKWFVSTPINNYNIMFYLGPYKSIAYDYTSIAGEKIPFTVWVLPENFEKAKTHSPQFLTHMKINEDLCGPYPFRADKYAVVESPHLGMEHQTATAYGFGWKDDKDFPIDWLHHHEFSHEWWGNLVTAKDWSDFWIHEGIGLYMQPLYLEKIYGREHYIGYLRKYKKIQNLKPVAPRGQITASEAYQPDIYNKGAWIVHTLRNYIGDESFFKLLRKWAYPTEELEKITSGEQCRLVTTDEFLKMAEDISGKKLDWFWEVYLRSTKLPKLIVSKSKNLVELKWETEKNIPFFLSVPIKLANKILLVDMRKGTNSIVIPEESELLIDPEESILMEIEYNKLD; this comes from the coding sequence ATGAAAAGAATAATTCTACTACTATTGATTACTCATTCAATTTGTTTTGCCCAATTTGGAAGTCAAGATTCGGGCGGTTTTTTAATTAAGGAGCAATCTTGTTTTGATGTGACTTATTATGACTTGGCTCTGAATATTGATCCGTCGGTTAAAGCTATCTCTGGTAAACTTATCATGAAGGCTTTTGCAACAGAAGACTTCAGCAGTTTTGTATTAAACCTAGATACCACGATGACTGTTTATTCGATTGACTATATAGAACCTAATTCAGTTTCGCGGTTAACTTTTTTGCACAGTAACGGGTTAATAAATATTGATATTCCGGCAAAAATTAAAAAAGGGAATATATTTTCAATAAGTATTGAATATGGGGGAATGCCACGAATTGCCAAAAGAGCACCATGGGATGATGGTTTTATTTGGACGAAAACTAGTGATGGAATTGACTGGATTACTCTTACCTGCCAAGGAGGAGGTGCCGATATTTGGTTTCCATGTAAAGATCATCCAAGTGATGAACCCGATTCAGTTTCATTATCATTCACATTCCCAAAAAATTTAAAATGTATTGCAAGCGGAAAACTAATTTCTGAGCATATCAATAATGATAACACACAAACCTCTAAGTGGTTTGTTTCTACTCCTATCAATAATTATAACATTATGTTTTATTTGGGGCCATATAAATCCATTGCGTACGATTACACAAGCATTGCGGGTGAAAAAATTCCTTTTACGGTTTGGGTTCTACCAGAAAATTTTGAAAAAGCAAAAACTCACTCCCCTCAGTTTCTAACTCACATGAAAATAAATGAGGATCTATGCGGACCATACCCTTTTCGAGCTGATAAATATGCAGTTGTAGAATCACCGCATCTTGGGATGGAACATCAAACCGCTACGGCGTATGGTTTTGGTTGGAAAGATGATAAGGATTTCCCAATCGATTGGCTGCATCATCATGAATTTTCGCACGAATGGTGGGGTAATTTAGTAACCGCTAAAGATTGGAGCGATTTCTGGATACATGAAGGAATTGGACTTTATATGCAGCCATTATATCTTGAAAAAATTTACGGTAGAGAGCATTATATCGGATATTTGAGAAAGTATAAAAAAATTCAAAATTTAAAACCGGTTGCGCCGCGTGGGCAGATAACTGCAAGCGAAGCTTATCAGCCCGATATTTATAATAAGGGGGCATGGATTGTTCATACATTAAGAAATTATATTGGCGATGAATCATTCTTTAAATTATTAAGAAAATGGGCATATCCAACCGAGGAGTTGGAAAAAATAACTAGTGGGGAACAATGCCGATTAGTTACTACCGATGAATTTCTAAAAATGGCCGAGGACATATCTGGGAAAAAACTCGACTGGTTTTGGGAAGTGTATCTAAGAAGTACTAAACTTCCAAAACTAATCGTAAGTAAGAGTAAAAACTTAGTTGAGTTGAAATGGGAAACAGAAAAAAACATTCCATTCTTTTTATCAGTCCCTATAAAACTTGCAAATAAAATTTTATTAGTTGATATGAGAAAGGGTACAAATTCTATTGTGATTCCGGAAGAATCTGAATTACTTATTGATCCGGAAGAATCGATATTAATGGAAATTGAATACAATAAATTAGATTAA